In Alkalihalobacillus sp. TS-13, the following are encoded in one genomic region:
- a CDS encoding peptidyl-prolyl cis-trans isomerase, with protein sequence MESIVLIKGKVTYPITLDPGVWIFDDRKVDLSTYFNEEKIEHEDSYTKDVSQHWDRERTEGAKVPTQTNENKIRYNKDELFTKSYGIPLNPFLENAKPTNAKAIELHTSTDKVIPLSIEEAKGGILGFSLNGKPLTDGPVHFYYGDGSNQNDPIRDINRIIVK encoded by the coding sequence ATGGAATCCATCGTTTTGATTAAAGGTAAGGTCACATACCCGATCACACTTGACCCAGGTGTCTGGATTTTTGACGATAGAAAAGTTGATTTGAGTACATATTTCAACGAAGAAAAAATTGAGCATGAAGATTCATATACAAAGGACGTGTCACAGCATTGGGACAGAGAACGGACCGAAGGAGCCAAAGTACCTACTCAAACAAACGAAAATAAGATTCGTTATAATAAGGATGAGTTATTTACGAAATCCTATGGTATTCCGTTAAATCCCTTCCTCGAAAATGCGAAACCGACCAATGCTAAAGCCATTGAATTGCATACATCCACAGATAAGGTTATACCCCTCTCGATAGAAGAAGCTAAAGGCGGAATCCTCGGTTTTTCACTCAACGGAAAACCTCTAACAGATGGACCGGTGCATTTTTATTATGGAGATGGCTCGAACCAAAACGATCCTATCCGTGACATCAACCGAATCATTGTAAAATAA
- the glsA gene encoding glutaminase A: MYCETDEELLELVERARKYTEQGKVASYIPALERADQCDLSLALYYTNEKCVKAGDVEKKFTLQSVSKVLSLALAIMDRGEDEVFQKVGMEPTGDPFNSIAKLETQVPAKPLNPMINAGALVVTSMIYGKSVHEKLGRLLALVHDMTNNSSIDIDEEVAQSEFDTANLNRSLCYFMKQHGIVQGDVDELIELYTKQCAIQVTCVDLARIGMILANKGQDPETNRRILPERIATIVKTFMVTCGMYNASGEFAIQVGIPSKSGVSGAILGLVPPSIGIGVYGPSLNDKGNSIGGVKLLEMLSQRYDLSIF; this comes from the coding sequence ATGTATTGCGAAACAGATGAAGAATTGTTAGAACTAGTTGAGCGTGCAAGAAAATATACAGAACAAGGGAAAGTTGCAAGTTATATTCCTGCACTGGAAAGAGCGGATCAATGTGATTTATCGCTGGCTCTTTACTATACGAATGAAAAATGTGTAAAGGCAGGCGATGTTGAAAAGAAGTTCACTCTTCAAAGTGTGTCGAAGGTATTGTCCCTGGCCTTGGCCATCATGGACCGTGGAGAAGATGAAGTCTTCCAAAAAGTAGGAATGGAACCCACTGGAGATCCATTCAACTCAATTGCGAAGTTGGAAACACAAGTGCCAGCAAAGCCTTTGAATCCAATGATCAATGCTGGAGCATTAGTGGTGACAAGCATGATTTACGGTAAATCAGTCCATGAAAAGCTTGGGCGGTTATTAGCTCTCGTACATGATATGACCAATAATTCAAGTATCGATATCGACGAAGAGGTTGCCCAATCGGAATTTGATACAGCTAACCTTAACCGTTCATTGTGTTACTTCATGAAACAGCATGGCATCGTCCAGGGCGATGTAGACGAATTGATCGAGTTATACACGAAGCAGTGTGCGATACAAGTGACTTGTGTGGATTTGGCCCGGATCGGGATGATCCTAGCGAACAAAGGGCAAGATCCTGAGACTAACCGCAGGATCTTGCCTGAGCGGATTGCAACCATTGTAAAGACATTCATGGTGACATGTGGAATGTATAATGCATCCGGGGAATTTGCGATTCAGGTGGGAATCCCATCAAAAAGCGGCGTTTCTGGAGCAATTCTTGGTCTTGTTCCACCATCAATAGGAATCGGTGTATACGGCCCTTCTCTGAATGATAAAGGGAACAGTATTGGTGGGGTGAAATTGCTTGAAATGCTATCCCAACGTTATGATTTAAGCATATTTTAA
- the ftsW gene encoding putative lipid II flippase FtsW — MFKNYDYTMIVVVLALCTIGLVMVYSASMIVAVTQYGYQSDHFFKKHFIWVLLGIIAFFIFMILPYKMYQKLIVPITLAMLGSLILVKFIGSEVNGAKAWFSVGGFSIQPAEYAKIGIIIYLASVFSKKQDYISDFKTGVVPPLIVLSLVCSLVFIQPDLGGMLVIAMSAAVILLCSGMKWTHLSMMAGSLGLLGFIGYKFLLTQEQLSRFAAAYRPFDDPSGDGMQLINGYLALGTGGLFGRGLGQSIQKYGFLPHPHTDFIIAIIAEELGFIGVLAIILMIMFLVLKGIYVGLHCKDAFGSLLAIGISGMIGIQTIVNLGAASGTLPLTGVTLPFISYGGSSLILLMISMGILVNISMFVKYRKQQNPPADQSHPMPQQRTKLKVVSQQR, encoded by the coding sequence ATGTTTAAAAATTATGATTATACGATGATTGTGGTCGTATTGGCTCTATGTACAATTGGTCTCGTGATGGTGTACAGTGCCAGCATGATTGTTGCGGTTACACAGTATGGATACCAAAGTGACCATTTTTTCAAGAAGCATTTCATCTGGGTCTTACTTGGTATAATCGCATTTTTCATATTCATGATTTTACCCTATAAGATGTACCAGAAGTTGATCGTACCAATAACCCTTGCGATGCTCGGTTCTTTAATTCTGGTGAAATTCATCGGCTCCGAAGTGAATGGAGCAAAAGCGTGGTTCTCAGTCGGTGGATTCAGCATCCAACCAGCTGAATATGCTAAAATCGGAATCATCATTTACTTGGCATCCGTCTTTTCAAAGAAACAAGATTACATATCGGATTTCAAGACTGGTGTTGTTCCACCGTTAATCGTTTTATCTCTCGTCTGCTCGCTCGTCTTCATCCAACCGGATCTTGGTGGTATGTTGGTCATTGCGATGTCTGCTGCAGTGATCCTTTTATGTTCAGGGATGAAATGGACCCATTTATCGATGATGGCTGGCAGCTTGGGACTACTAGGATTCATTGGTTATAAATTTTTACTGACCCAAGAGCAATTATCACGATTTGCTGCTGCTTACCGGCCTTTTGATGATCCATCAGGTGATGGCATGCAGTTGATCAATGGATATCTGGCATTAGGAACAGGTGGCTTGTTTGGAAGAGGATTGGGACAGAGCATTCAGAAATATGGCTTCCTCCCCCATCCGCATACTGACTTCATCATTGCCATCATTGCAGAAGAATTAGGTTTTATCGGGGTATTGGCCATCATCCTGATGATCATGTTCCTCGTTTTGAAAGGTATATATGTTGGATTACATTGTAAAGATGCATTCGGCAGCCTGTTGGCGATTGGAATATCCGGCATGATCGGAATCCAGACGATCGTCAATCTTGGTGCAGCCTCAGGGACACTTCCGCTTACAGGTGTAACATTACCATTTATCAGTTATGGAGGTTCCTCACTTATTTTACTTATGATTAGTATGGGAATACTTGTGAACATATCGATGTTTGTAAAATATCGTAAACAGCAAAATCCTCCTGCTGATCAATCTCACCCTATGCCACAACAACGTACCAAGTTGAAAGTCGTTTCACAGCAACGTTAA
- a CDS encoding YhcN/YlaJ family sporulation lipoprotein, producing the protein MRKLPYFLVTLCVVLLISCQNNKNDESLGNNEKRVEVKQSVEYNKDERKSSRQISKRLVDIATREPDVKDATAVVLGKYAVVGIDVADHIDRSRVGSIKYSVAEALQHDPYGANAVITADPDIYARLQEMGRQISAGQPIGGILEELAAITGRLMPEIPGQINKKEPDPVRKNDKSIPKDEEKKLQNQQQKQGKSTPSDPNKIKETR; encoded by the coding sequence TTGCGGAAACTTCCTTATTTCTTGGTTACGCTATGTGTGGTATTGTTGATCTCATGTCAAAATAATAAAAATGACGAAAGCTTAGGTAATAATGAAAAACGAGTTGAAGTAAAGCAAAGTGTCGAATATAACAAAGATGAGCGTAAGAGCTCTAGACAAATTTCAAAACGACTTGTAGATATTGCGACAAGGGAACCTGATGTCAAGGATGCGACTGCGGTCGTTCTCGGAAAGTATGCTGTCGTTGGAATCGATGTTGCTGATCACATCGACCGGTCCAGAGTAGGGTCGATCAAGTATAGTGTAGCTGAAGCTCTCCAACATGATCCTTATGGGGCAAATGCTGTCATTACAGCTGATCCTGACATATATGCTCGTTTGCAAGAAATGGGACGACAAATAAGTGCCGGTCAACCTATTGGCGGAATACTTGAAGAATTAGCAGCCATCACAGGTCGGCTTATGCCTGAGATTCCGGGTCAAATCAACAAAAAAGAACCAGACCCTGTACGTAAAAATGATAAGAGTATTCCTAAGGACGAAGAGAAGAAACTCCAAAATCAACAGCAAAAACAAGGAAAAAGCACACCTAGTGATCCAAATAAAATTAAAGAAACAAGATAA
- a CDS encoding YlaN family protein, giving the protein MSTELVTSHREKAFALLQADAEKILRLIEVQMENLTMPQCPLYEEVLDTQMFGLSREIDFAVRLDLIEAEQGKALLESLERQLTALHDAWSK; this is encoded by the coding sequence TTGTCGACTGAGTTGGTTACCAGTCATCGTGAAAAAGCATTTGCATTACTTCAAGCGGATGCTGAAAAGATACTTAGATTGATTGAAGTTCAGATGGAAAACTTGACGATGCCGCAATGCCCTCTCTATGAGGAAGTCCTTGACACTCAAATGTTCGGGCTTTCCAGAGAGATAGATTTTGCAGTCCGATTGGATTTGATTGAAGCTGAACAAGGAAAGGCGTTACTAGAATCGCTTGAACGTCAACTGACAGCTTTACACGATGCTTGGTCTAAATGA
- a CDS encoding YlaI family protein, producing the protein MRVKCVLCDKIEKLEDQSPLAKKLRNRPIHTYMCESCHSRIKERTEDRKTSENFITYRHSSKEETW; encoded by the coding sequence ATGCGTGTCAAATGTGTCTTATGTGATAAAATCGAAAAACTCGAAGATCAAAGCCCTTTAGCTAAGAAACTAAGAAACAGACCGATACACACATATATGTGCGAGTCTTGCCATTCAAGGATAAAAGAACGGACAGAAGATCGGAAGACGTCAGAAAACTTTATAACTTACCGCCACTCCTCTAAAGAAGAAACGTGGTAA
- the typA gene encoding translational GTPase TypA translates to MNLREELRNIAIIAHVDHGKTTLVDQMLHQSGTFRDNEQVSERAMDSNDLEKERGITILAKNTAINYKEKRINIMDTPGHADFGGEVERIMKMVDGVLLLVDAYEGCMPQTRFVLKKALEQKLTPIVVVNKIDRPFARPVEVVDEVLDLFIELGADDDQLEFPVVYASALNGTASLDPEQQDEDMTAIFESILENIPAPVDTSEEPLQFQVSLLDYNDYLGRIGIGRVFRGTIKVGQSVALMKLDGSVKKFRVTKLFGFLGLKRVEIDEAKSGDLVAVSGMEEINVGETVCPENDQDPLPILRIDEPTIQMTFLVNNSPFAGREGKYLTSRKIEERLNQQLETDVSLRVENTDSPDVWTVSGRGELHLSILIENMRREGYELQVSKPVVIIREIDGQKCEPVERVQIDVPEEHTGAIMESLGERKGEMVNMVNHGNGQVRLEFLVPARGLIGYTTEFLTLTRGYGILNHSFDSYQPYIQAKIGGRREGVLVSMESGKASQYGIINVEDRGTIFVEPGTEIYEGMIVGEHNRENDITVNLTKVKQLTNMRSAGKDNTVSMKKARVMTLEEALEYLNDDEYCEVTPESIRLRKKILDKNERERLEKKKKLAQQNS, encoded by the coding sequence GTGAATCTTCGAGAAGAACTACGCAATATAGCGATTATTGCCCACGTAGACCACGGGAAAACAACATTGGTCGATCAAATGCTCCACCAATCAGGAACGTTCAGAGATAATGAACAAGTCAGTGAGCGTGCGATGGATTCCAATGATTTGGAAAAAGAACGTGGAATTACGATTTTGGCTAAAAATACAGCAATCAATTATAAGGAAAAGCGAATTAACATCATGGATACACCAGGACACGCAGATTTCGGCGGTGAAGTAGAACGTATCATGAAAATGGTAGATGGTGTTTTACTCCTTGTTGATGCGTATGAAGGATGTATGCCGCAGACACGATTCGTTTTGAAGAAGGCACTTGAGCAGAAATTGACACCGATCGTGGTCGTCAATAAGATCGACCGCCCATTTGCACGTCCCGTTGAAGTTGTAGATGAAGTCCTTGATTTATTCATCGAGTTAGGGGCTGACGATGATCAACTTGAATTCCCTGTTGTCTATGCTTCTGCTTTGAACGGTACAGCAAGCCTGGATCCTGAACAGCAAGATGAAGACATGACAGCAATTTTTGAGTCGATTTTGGAAAATATTCCTGCACCTGTGGATACAAGTGAGGAACCTTTGCAATTCCAGGTTTCGTTATTGGATTACAATGACTATTTAGGTCGTATTGGAATCGGCAGGGTGTTCAGAGGAACGATCAAAGTCGGACAAAGTGTCGCCTTGATGAAGTTGGATGGTTCTGTCAAAAAGTTTAGGGTGACAAAACTATTCGGTTTCTTAGGACTGAAACGAGTAGAGATCGATGAAGCGAAATCAGGAGACTTGGTTGCGGTATCTGGAATGGAAGAAATAAACGTCGGTGAAACGGTATGTCCAGAGAATGATCAGGATCCGCTTCCAATCCTTCGAATTGATGAACCAACAATCCAAATGACTTTCCTTGTAAACAACAGCCCATTTGCTGGCCGGGAAGGAAAGTATTTGACAAGCCGTAAAATCGAAGAGAGACTGAATCAACAACTTGAGACAGATGTCAGCTTACGAGTTGAAAACACGGATTCTCCTGATGTATGGACTGTTTCAGGACGTGGAGAGCTTCATCTATCGATTTTGATCGAAAATATGAGAAGAGAAGGCTATGAACTACAGGTATCTAAACCTGTTGTTATCATCCGTGAAATCGATGGCCAAAAATGTGAGCCCGTCGAACGCGTACAAATCGATGTGCCTGAAGAGCATACTGGTGCGATCATGGAGTCGCTTGGTGAACGTAAAGGCGAAATGGTCAATATGGTCAATCATGGAAACGGTCAAGTAAGACTCGAATTCCTTGTACCTGCCCGTGGATTGATCGGTTACACGACAGAGTTTTTGACGTTGACCCGTGGATATGGGATCCTGAATCATTCCTTCGACAGCTATCAGCCCTATATCCAAGCAAAAATTGGCGGCCGTCGTGAAGGTGTTTTAGTTTCGATGGAATCCGGTAAAGCGTCTCAATATGGAATCATTAATGTTGAAGATCGTGGAACAATTTTTGTTGAACCTGGAACAGAAATTTATGAAGGTATGATCGTTGGAGAGCACAATCGGGAAAATGACATCACAGTCAACCTGACAAAAGTAAAACAGCTGACAAATATGCGTTCAGCAGGTAAAGACAATACAGTATCGATGAAGAAGGCTCGCGTGATGACACTTGAGGAAGCACTTGAATATTTGAATGATGATGAGTATTGTGAAGTCACACCAGAATCAATTCGTTTGCGTAAAAAAATACTGGATAAGAATGAACGCGAACGGTTAGAGAAGAAGAAAAAGCTGGCACAGCAAAATTCTTAA
- the pyc gene encoding pyruvate carboxylase, with protein sequence MQKINKILVANRGEIAIRIFRACTELDIRTVAVYSKEDSGSFHRYKADEAYLIGEGKKPIDAYLDIEGIIEVAKRYDVEAIHPGYGFLSENTHFAKRCEEEGIIFIGPNTEHLDMFGDKVKAREQAIKADIPVIPGSDGPVETLDDVRSFAKEHGFPIIIKATLGGGGRGMRIVRNMASLADAYDRAKSEAKAAFGKDEIYVEKFVENPKHIEVQILADKHGNVVHLYDRDCSVQRRHQKVVEVAPSVSLSDEQRDEICTAAVKLMDNINYVNAGTVEFLVSEDGSFYFIEVNPRVQVEHTITEMITGIDIVQSQIMIAEGYQLHEKPLGIPMQDKIDCHGFAIQCRVTTEDPANNFMPDTGKIMAYRTGGGFGVRLDAGNGFQGAVITPHYDSLLVKVSTWALSFEQAASKMVRNLREFRIRGIKTNISFLENVIKHEKFVSAEYNTSFIDTTPELFVFPKRKDRGTKMLSYIANVTVNGFPGLGVQKKPAFSNPRIPYVNYTKPLLDGTKQILDEQGVEGLTEWIKSRDEVLLTDTTFRDAHQSLLATRVRTHDLLQIAEPTSRQVPELFSLEMWGGATFDVSYRFLNEDPWERLIQLRKKSPNVLFQMLLRASNAVGYKNYPDNVIREFVSKSAAAGIDVFRIFDSLNWLDGMKVAIDAVRETGKVAEASICYTGDILDPKRPKYNLDYYVNMAKELEQAGAHILGIKDMAGLLKPQAAYELISALKEAVSIPIHLHTHDTSGNGIMTYAKAVDAGVDIVDVAISSMAGMTSQPSANSLYYALEGSERQPKVSIHNLEELSHYWEDVRKYYQGFESGLIAPHTEIYDHEMPGGQYSNLQQQAKAVGLGDRWDEVKSMYRRVNDLFGDIVKVTPSSKVVGDMALYMVQNDLTEDDIFEKGQSLDFPDSVVEMFQGYLGQPYQGFPRELQQIILKGREPLNARPGEMLEPVDFKELQDVLYYKLNRPVTSHDLISYALYPKVYLDREQMIDQFGDISVLDTPTFLYGMRLGEEVEVEIEQGKTLILKLVSIGEPQLDGTRTVYFELNGQPREVVVKDENVKAEVVAKPKADKNNEKHIGASMPGTVIKVLVEKVEKVKKGDHLMITEAMKMETTIQAPYDSEVKDIFVSNGTTIQPGDLLIELA encoded by the coding sequence ATGCAAAAGATCAACAAAATTCTTGTCGCCAACCGTGGAGAAATTGCCATTCGAATCTTTCGTGCTTGTACAGAATTGGATATTCGTACAGTTGCGGTCTACTCGAAGGAAGACTCTGGTTCTTTCCATCGATACAAAGCAGATGAAGCTTATTTGATTGGTGAAGGTAAAAAGCCAATCGATGCATATCTTGATATTGAAGGCATCATTGAAGTGGCCAAGCGTTATGATGTAGAGGCCATCCATCCAGGTTATGGATTCCTTTCAGAAAATACTCATTTTGCAAAAAGGTGCGAAGAAGAGGGGATCATCTTCATTGGTCCAAATACTGAACATTTGGATATGTTCGGTGACAAAGTCAAAGCAAGAGAACAAGCGATCAAGGCTGATATTCCGGTTATTCCGGGGAGTGATGGTCCTGTCGAGACACTTGATGATGTACGGAGCTTTGCGAAAGAGCATGGCTTTCCGATCATCATTAAAGCGACCCTTGGCGGTGGCGGAAGAGGAATGCGGATCGTCCGGAATATGGCTTCACTTGCTGATGCCTATGATCGGGCTAAATCAGAAGCGAAAGCGGCTTTTGGTAAAGACGAAATCTATGTTGAGAAGTTTGTTGAAAATCCGAAGCATATTGAAGTTCAAATCCTTGCTGATAAACACGGCAATGTCGTTCATTTATATGACCGCGATTGTTCTGTCCAACGTCGTCATCAGAAAGTTGTTGAAGTAGCACCGAGTGTCTCTTTGAGTGATGAACAACGTGATGAAATTTGTACAGCAGCTGTCAAATTGATGGACAATATCAATTATGTGAACGCCGGAACAGTCGAATTCCTTGTTTCAGAAGATGGGTCATTCTACTTCATTGAAGTGAATCCACGAGTTCAAGTTGAACACACGATCACGGAAATGATCACAGGTATTGATATCGTTCAATCACAAATCATGATTGCTGAAGGTTATCAATTACATGAAAAACCTCTCGGGATACCGATGCAAGACAAGATTGATTGCCATGGCTTTGCTATACAATGTCGTGTAACGACGGAAGACCCAGCAAATAATTTCATGCCTGATACCGGAAAGATCATGGCTTATCGTACTGGAGGCGGCTTTGGAGTTCGTCTTGATGCAGGAAACGGATTCCAGGGTGCAGTTATTACCCCTCACTACGATTCCTTGCTCGTCAAAGTGTCTACATGGGCATTGTCATTTGAACAAGCAGCTTCCAAGATGGTCCGTAACTTAAGAGAGTTCCGTATCCGTGGCATCAAGACGAACATTTCATTCCTGGAGAATGTGATTAAACACGAGAAGTTCGTATCTGCTGAATACAATACATCATTCATTGATACAACACCGGAATTATTTGTGTTTCCGAAAAGGAAAGACCGCGGGACGAAAATGCTGTCTTATATCGCAAATGTAACAGTTAATGGCTTCCCTGGATTGGGTGTCCAAAAGAAACCAGCTTTCAGTAATCCGAGAATTCCTTATGTAAACTATACGAAACCGTTACTAGATGGAACGAAACAAATTTTGGATGAGCAAGGTGTCGAAGGACTTACGGAATGGATTAAATCCCGCGATGAAGTGCTACTGACAGACACAACTTTCAGGGATGCACATCAATCCCTGCTCGCTACCCGAGTAAGAACTCATGATCTGCTTCAAATTGCAGAACCGACTTCCCGCCAAGTTCCAGAGCTCTTTTCACTGGAAATGTGGGGAGGAGCTACATTTGATGTTTCTTATCGTTTTTTGAATGAAGATCCATGGGAACGACTGATTCAACTTAGGAAAAAGTCTCCGAATGTTTTGTTCCAAATGCTTTTGAGAGCCTCCAATGCCGTTGGTTATAAAAACTATCCGGACAACGTCATCCGAGAATTCGTAAGTAAATCTGCAGCAGCAGGAATTGATGTGTTCCGAATTTTTGATAGCTTGAATTGGCTCGATGGAATGAAGGTTGCGATTGATGCGGTAAGAGAAACTGGGAAAGTTGCAGAAGCTTCGATTTGTTATACAGGAGATATTCTTGATCCAAAAAGACCGAAGTATAACTTGGATTATTATGTGAATATGGCAAAAGAGCTTGAGCAAGCAGGCGCTCATATCCTCGGTATAAAAGATATGGCTGGACTGTTGAAACCTCAAGCAGCATATGAATTGATTTCTGCTTTAAAAGAAGCCGTGAGTATACCGATCCATCTCCATACTCACGACACAAGCGGAAACGGAATCATGACTTATGCCAAAGCCGTGGATGCTGGCGTCGATATTGTGGATGTGGCAATCAGTTCAATGGCAGGTATGACCTCCCAGCCGAGTGCGAATTCCCTTTATTACGCGCTTGAGGGAAGTGAAAGGCAGCCGAAAGTATCGATCCATAATCTTGAAGAGCTCTCTCACTATTGGGAAGATGTCCGAAAATATTATCAAGGATTCGAAAGCGGTTTGATCGCACCGCATACAGAGATTTATGACCATGAGATGCCGGGTGGACAATATAGTAATTTACAGCAGCAGGCAAAAGCTGTCGGTCTCGGTGATCGTTGGGATGAAGTAAAAAGCATGTACCGCCGGGTGAATGACCTGTTCGGAGATATTGTTAAAGTTACACCATCGTCAAAGGTGGTTGGAGATATGGCCCTTTATATGGTACAAAATGATCTGACTGAAGATGACATTTTTGAAAAAGGCCAATCACTCGATTTTCCAGATTCGGTCGTTGAAATGTTCCAGGGGTATCTAGGACAGCCGTATCAGGGTTTTCCAAGAGAGTTGCAGCAAATCATACTGAAAGGAAGAGAACCGCTTAACGCTAGACCAGGTGAAATGCTGGAACCAGTTGATTTCAAAGAGTTGCAAGATGTTCTCTACTATAAATTGAATCGACCGGTTACAAGTCATGACCTTATTTCTTATGCACTTTACCCGAAGGTTTACCTTGATCGAGAGCAGATGATCGATCAGTTCGGTGATATCAGTGTTCTTGATACACCTACATTCTTATATGGTATGAGGCTAGGTGAAGAGGTCGAAGTTGAAATTGAGCAAGGTAAGACCTTGATTTTGAAACTCGTCTCAATTGGAGAGCCTCAGTTAGACGGTACGAGAACCGTTTACTTCGAGTTAAATGGCCAACCTCGAGAAGTAGTTGTAAAAGACGAGAATGTAAAAGCTGAAGTGGTTGCTAAACCGAAAGCAGATAAGAACAACGAGAAACACATCGGGGCTTCGATGCCTGGTACTGTAATAAAAGTACTTGTTGAAAAAGTTGAAAAGGTTAAGAAGGGTGATCATCTGATGATAACAGAAGCGATGAAAATGGAGACCACGATTCAAGCTCCATATGACTCCGAAGTCAAAGACATATTCGTATCGAACGGGACTACCATACAACCAGGTGATCTATTGATTGAATTAGCGTAA
- a CDS encoding site-2 protease family protein, producing the protein MYIVLLIVFVLFPLATFLHEIGHYLTARLTGLKYSRMQIGIGPTVLHINNQFLHIEYRLFYFIGAHTLSGDIGETSSFNRFLITINGPLINAVTAFFILGFYPMDFSSILDKAISIFAFINIWIALGNLLPYKIKGRKSDGYILLESLWSIITKPRQI; encoded by the coding sequence ATGTATATCGTTTTGCTTATTGTCTTTGTTTTATTTCCGTTAGCTACGTTTTTACATGAAATCGGCCATTATCTTACTGCTCGTCTGACCGGACTCAAATATTCACGGATGCAGATCGGTATAGGTCCCACGGTTTTACATATCAATAATCAGTTCCTTCATATCGAATACCGCTTGTTCTATTTTATTGGTGCCCATACATTATCGGGTGATATCGGTGAAACAAGCTCATTCAATCGTTTTCTCATCACAATAAATGGACCTTTGATCAATGCAGTAACAGCTTTCTTTATTCTCGGTTTCTATCCTATGGATTTTTCATCAATTTTAGATAAAGCAATCTCAATTTTTGCTTTCATCAACATCTGGATCGCTCTCGGGAATCTTCTCCCTTATAAAATCAAAGGTCGGAAATCTGACGGCTACATCCTATTGGAAAGTTTATGGAGTATTATTACAAAGCCTAGACAAATCTAG
- a CDS encoding YlaH-like family protein: MEVDINERLQFFAKLYNVDTNPEVGMWFLYLTVLLLSIVVFKLGFSRKLPVLKAAVVYIFLGLGCTVLTFFAVFLPVTEGLMVAAAILIIYKIRLHQSKKEEQSQ, from the coding sequence TTGGAAGTAGATATCAACGAACGTCTTCAGTTCTTTGCTAAACTTTACAATGTCGATACGAATCCTGAAGTCGGTATGTGGTTTTTATATTTGACCGTACTACTATTATCGATCGTCGTTTTCAAACTTGGTTTTTCAAGGAAATTACCAGTGTTGAAAGCGGCAGTGGTTTATATATTCCTTGGACTCGGCTGTACGGTTCTGACTTTTTTTGCTGTATTCCTTCCTGTAACAGAAGGGTTAATGGTTGCGGCAGCGATTTTGATCATTTATAAAATTAGATTACACCAATCGAAGAAAGAAGAACAAAGCCAATAA
- a CDS encoding pyridoxamine 5'-phosphate oxidase family protein, with protein MATKSLSSLNETQFRLLQKECYVIVNTVDPVEHTPYVNAISWVYAPDVETIVFAVDSRSKAVANIESNENISITLIEDETTSVINGKAQIVQERMDSVPIKLSMIKVQISEIRDAMFYGAKISQPPQYEKTYDAQAAARLDKQVMNALKKN; from the coding sequence ATGGCAACGAAAAGTTTATCATCATTGAACGAAACGCAATTTCGCTTACTACAAAAAGAGTGCTATGTAATAGTGAATACTGTAGATCCTGTTGAACATACTCCATATGTCAATGCTATCTCCTGGGTATATGCACCTGATGTTGAAACAATCGTTTTTGCAGTGGATTCCCGCTCTAAAGCGGTCGCTAACATCGAGTCGAATGAAAACATTTCTATTACGTTGATTGAAGACGAAACCACCTCCGTCATCAATGGAAAAGCTCAAATTGTACAGGAACGAATGGACTCCGTACCAATCAAACTGTCAATGATCAAAGTACAAATTTCAGAAATTAGAGATGCTATGTTTTATGGAGCAAAGATATCTCAGCCACCTCAATATGAAAAGACCTATGATGCCCAGGCTGCGGCACGACTTGATAAGCAAGTCATGAATGCGTTGAAAAAGAATTGA